The Mycolicibacterium smegmatis genome has a window encoding:
- the sigM gene encoding RNA polymerase sigma factor SigM produces the protein MGRGEFAGAAHTRSDAELLAAHVAGDRYAFEELVLRHHRQLRRLAYLTSNHLDDADDAVQEALLKAHRTAATFRFDCAVSSWLYRIVVNACLDRLRRSRTQPSATHYVELGHVNHLRDPAADPAPRVTTAITVERALLQLPVDQRAAVVAVDMQGYSVAETARLLGVAEGTIKSRCARARAKLARTLQYFDGDEPQPATSAHRGAAHP, from the coding sequence GTGGGACGGGGAGAGTTTGCGGGGGCGGCGCACACGCGCTCGGATGCCGAACTGCTCGCGGCCCACGTCGCCGGGGACCGGTACGCGTTCGAGGAACTGGTGCTGCGCCACCACCGCCAGCTGCGCCGGCTGGCCTACCTGACCAGCAACCACCTCGACGACGCCGACGACGCCGTCCAGGAGGCGTTGCTCAAGGCCCATCGCACCGCGGCCACATTCCGGTTCGACTGCGCGGTGAGCAGCTGGCTGTACCGCATCGTGGTCAACGCCTGCCTGGATCGCCTGCGCCGCAGCAGAACTCAGCCGTCGGCCACCCACTACGTCGAACTCGGCCACGTCAACCACCTGCGCGATCCGGCCGCCGACCCGGCGCCGCGTGTCACGACGGCGATCACGGTGGAACGCGCACTGCTGCAGCTGCCGGTCGATCAGCGTGCCGCGGTGGTCGCGGTCGACATGCAGGGATATTCGGTGGCAGAGACCGCACGGCTGCTCGGCGTCGCCGAAGGCACCATCAAGAGCCGGTGTGCCCGCGCACGAGCCAAACTGGCGCGCACGCTGCAGTATTTTGATGGCGATGAACCGCAGCCCGCGACCAGCGCCCATCGAGGAGCCGCTCACCCCTGA
- the trxB gene encoding thioredoxin-disulfide reductase: MSTSQTVHDVIIIGSGPAGYTAAIYAARAQLKPLVFEGTQFGGALMTTTEVENYPGFREGITGPELMDQMREQALRFGADLRMEDVDAVQLEGPVKTVVVGDETHQARAVILAMGAAARHLGVPGEEALTGMGVSTCATCDGFFFRDQDIAVVGGGDSAMEEATFLTRFARSVTLIHRRDEFRASKIMLERARANEKITFLTNTEITQIEGDPKVTGVRLRDTVTGEESKLDVTGVFVAIGHDPRSELVRGQVELDDEGYVKVQGRTTYTSLDGVFAAGDLVDHTYRQAITAAGSGCAASIDAERWIAEQD, translated from the coding sequence ATGTCCACTTCACAGACGGTTCACGACGTCATCATCATCGGTTCCGGCCCGGCCGGGTACACCGCGGCGATCTATGCGGCCCGCGCTCAGCTCAAGCCCCTGGTGTTCGAGGGCACACAGTTCGGCGGCGCGTTGATGACCACCACCGAGGTGGAGAACTACCCGGGCTTCCGTGAGGGCATCACGGGTCCGGAGCTGATGGATCAGATGCGCGAGCAGGCGCTGCGGTTCGGCGCGGACCTGCGCATGGAAGACGTCGACGCAGTACAGCTCGAAGGCCCCGTCAAGACCGTCGTGGTCGGCGACGAGACCCACCAGGCCCGCGCGGTCATCCTGGCGATGGGCGCGGCCGCACGCCACCTCGGCGTGCCCGGCGAGGAAGCGTTGACCGGCATGGGTGTGAGCACCTGCGCGACGTGCGACGGCTTCTTCTTCCGCGACCAGGACATCGCGGTGGTCGGCGGCGGCGACTCGGCGATGGAGGAAGCGACGTTCCTCACACGCTTTGCCCGCAGTGTGACGTTGATCCACCGCCGCGACGAGTTCCGCGCGTCCAAGATCATGCTGGAGCGGGCCCGCGCCAACGAGAAGATCACGTTCCTCACCAACACCGAGATCACCCAGATCGAGGGTGACCCGAAGGTCACGGGTGTGCGCCTGCGCGACACCGTGACGGGCGAGGAGTCCAAGCTCGACGTCACCGGCGTGTTCGTCGCGATCGGCCACGACCCGCGATCGGAGCTCGTGCGCGGTCAGGTCGAACTCGACGACGAGGGCTACGTCAAGGTCCAGGGCCGCACCACCTACACGTCGCTCGACGGGGTGTTCGCGGCAGGCGATCTGGTGGACCACACCTACCGCCAGGCCATCACGGCCGCGGGCAGCGGCTGTGCGGCGTCCATCGACGCCGAGCGCTGGATCGCCGAACAAGACTGA
- the trxA gene encoding thioredoxin: protein MSEDSATVAVTDDSFSTDVLGSSKPVLVDFWATWCGPCKMVAPVLEEIAAEKGDQLTVAKIDVDANPATARDFQVVSIPTMILFKDGAPVKRIVGAKGKAALLRELSDAL, encoded by the coding sequence ATGAGTGAGGACAGCGCGACCGTCGCGGTCACCGACGATTCGTTCTCCACCGACGTGCTGGGAAGCAGCAAGCCGGTGCTGGTCGATTTCTGGGCCACCTGGTGCGGCCCGTGCAAGATGGTCGCCCCGGTGCTCGAGGAGATCGCCGCCGAGAAGGGTGACCAACTCACCGTCGCCAAGATCGACGTCGACGCCAACCCGGCCACGGCGCGCGATTTCCAGGTCGTGTCGATCCCCACCATGATCCTGTTCAAGGATGGCGCGCCGGTGAAACGCATCGTCGGCGCCAAGGGCAAGGCCGCCCTGCTGCGCGAGCTCTCCGACGCCCTCTGA
- a CDS encoding N-acetylmuramoyl-L-alanine amidase — translation MSSLRRGDRGGAVTEIRAALAALGLIENPDTDLSTGRHVALDVFDDELDHAVRAFQQHRGLLVDGIVGEATYRALREASYRLGARILSHQFGAPMYGDDVATLQARLQDLGFYTGLVDGYFGLQTHNALMSYQREYGLYPDGICGPETLRSLYFLGSRVTGGSPHAIREEELVRRSGPRLSGKRVIIDPGRGGSDHGLIMQGPHGPISEADILWDLASRLEGRMTAIGMDTVLSRPPNRSPSDAERAQTANGVGADLMISLRCATQPSPAANGVASFYFGNSHGSVSTIGRNLADFIQREVVARTGLRDCRTHGRTWDLLRLTRMPTVQVDIGYITNPGDRGLLVSPQTRDAIAEGVLAAVKRLYLLGKNDRPTGTFTFAELLAHELSVEQAGRGA, via the coding sequence ATGTCGAGTCTGCGTCGCGGTGATCGCGGCGGTGCGGTCACCGAGATTCGGGCAGCACTGGCAGCGCTCGGGCTCATCGAGAACCCCGACACTGACCTGAGCACGGGCCGCCACGTGGCGCTCGATGTGTTCGATGACGAACTCGACCATGCTGTCCGCGCGTTTCAGCAGCACCGTGGTCTCCTGGTCGACGGAATCGTCGGCGAGGCGACCTACCGCGCCCTGCGCGAGGCGTCGTACCGACTCGGCGCACGCATCCTGTCGCACCAGTTCGGTGCCCCGATGTACGGCGACGACGTGGCGACGCTGCAGGCGCGGTTGCAGGACCTCGGCTTCTACACCGGCCTGGTCGACGGGTACTTCGGCCTGCAGACCCACAACGCGCTCATGTCGTATCAGCGTGAGTACGGGTTGTATCCCGACGGGATCTGCGGCCCGGAGACCCTGCGCTCGCTGTACTTCCTCGGCTCACGCGTCACCGGCGGGTCGCCGCACGCGATCCGCGAAGAGGAACTCGTGCGCCGGTCCGGTCCGCGCCTGTCGGGTAAGCGGGTCATCATCGATCCGGGCCGCGGCGGCTCCGACCACGGCCTGATCATGCAGGGGCCCCACGGGCCCATCAGTGAGGCCGACATCCTGTGGGACCTCGCGAGCCGGCTCGAGGGCCGCATGACCGCGATCGGCATGGACACCGTGTTGTCGCGCCCGCCGAACCGCAGCCCCTCCGATGCCGAGCGCGCCCAGACCGCCAACGGCGTCGGCGCCGATCTGATGATCAGCCTGCGCTGCGCGACCCAGCCCAGCCCCGCTGCCAATGGCGTCGCGTCGTTCTATTTCGGCAACTCACACGGCTCGGTGTCCACGATCGGACGCAACCTGGCCGACTTCATCCAGCGTGAAGTGGTGGCGCGCACCGGTTTACGTGACTGCCGCACACACGGCCGCACGTGGGATCTGCTGCGCCTGACGCGGATGCCCACCGTGCAGGTCGACATCGGCTACATCACCAATCCCGGTGACCGTGGTCTGCTGGTGTCCCCACAGACCCGTGACGCCATCGCCGAAGGTGTTCTCGCGGCCGTGAAGCGTCTGTACCTGCTGGGCAAGAACGACCGCCCCACAGGCACTTTCACGTTCGCCGAACTGCTCGCACACGAGTTGTCGGTCGAGCAGGCCGGCCGCGGCGCCTGA
- a CDS encoding ParB/RepB/Spo0J family partition protein yields MNQPARKRSGLGRGLAALIPTGPVDGAPDGLSPKIGATAADVLMGGAPSAPTPPAGTDAPAAPPEDGAAGDSAVQPLDRDEVGATYREIAPTAIEPNPRQPRQVFDDEALSELVHSIREFGLMQPIVVREVEPKGDIRYQIVMGERRWRAAQQAGLTAIPAIVRETADDGMLRDALLENIHRVQLNPLEEASAYQQLLDEFGVTHDELAARIGRSRPLISNMIRLLRLPIAVQRRVAAGVLSAGHARALLALEGGPEAQEELAARIVAEGLSVRATEEAVTLANREGKTTPAPRRKPIQMPGLQDVAERLSTAFDTRVTVSLGKRKGKIVVEFGSVDDLQRIVELMSAQKE; encoded by the coding sequence ATGAATCAGCCGGCACGCAAGCGCAGTGGACTCGGTAGGGGACTGGCGGCGCTCATCCCCACCGGACCGGTCGACGGGGCACCCGATGGGTTGAGCCCGAAAATCGGTGCCACGGCGGCCGACGTCCTCATGGGTGGGGCACCGTCGGCACCGACTCCGCCTGCGGGTACGGATGCTCCTGCGGCACCGCCCGAGGACGGTGCCGCAGGTGACTCCGCGGTGCAGCCCCTCGACCGCGACGAGGTCGGTGCGACGTACCGCGAGATCGCCCCGACGGCCATCGAACCGAACCCGCGTCAGCCCCGCCAGGTGTTCGACGACGAGGCGCTGAGCGAACTCGTGCACTCGATCCGCGAGTTCGGTCTCATGCAGCCGATCGTCGTGCGCGAGGTCGAACCCAAGGGTGACATCCGCTATCAGATCGTCATGGGGGAGCGGCGCTGGCGCGCGGCTCAACAGGCCGGCCTCACCGCAATCCCGGCGATCGTGCGCGAGACCGCCGACGACGGCATGCTGCGCGACGCACTGCTCGAGAACATCCACCGCGTCCAGTTGAACCCACTCGAAGAGGCGTCGGCCTATCAGCAGCTGCTCGACGAGTTCGGCGTCACCCACGACGAACTCGCGGCGCGCATCGGTCGCTCCCGGCCGCTCATCTCGAACATGATCCGGCTGCTGCGTCTGCCCATCGCGGTGCAGCGGCGTGTCGCGGCGGGTGTACTTTCGGCCGGCCACGCGCGGGCGCTCCTCGCGCTCGAGGGCGGACCGGAGGCCCAGGAGGAACTCGCGGCGCGCATCGTCGCCGAAGGGCTGTCGGTCCGGGCCACGGAAGAAGCCGTGACGCTCGCGAACCGTGAAGGCAAGACCACGCCTGCCCCGCGCCGTAAGCCGATCCAGATGCCGGGTCTCCAGGACGTTGCCGAGCGGCTCTCGACGGCGTTCGACACGCGCGTCACCGTGAGCCTCGGCAAACGCAAGGGCAAGATCGTCGTCGAGTTCGGGTCGGTGGACGATCTGCAGCGCATCGTCGAGCTGATGAGCGCCCAGAAAGAGTAA
- the parA gene encoding chromosome partitioning ATPase ParA, which yields MGSGQSKGQGVVQKPNVSRETWDSATSTWVTDAAMDTPIAAEAEQATRVLHSSARRQLPRPERQRVFTIANQKGGVGKTTTAVNVAAALALQGLRTLVIDLDPQGNASTALSIEHRPGTPSSYEVLIGEIPVEEALQQSPHNERLYCIPATIDLAGAEIELVSMVAREGRLRTALAELKNHNFDYVFIDCPPSLGLLTINALVAAPEVLIPIQCEYYALEGVGQLLRNIEMVKAHLNPELSVSTVILTMYDGRTKLADQVAEDVREHFGDKVLRTVIPRSVKVSEAPGYGMTILNYDPGSRGALSYLDASREIAERGAPPRQQ from the coding sequence ATGGGTTCGGGTCAGAGCAAAGGACAGGGCGTGGTGCAGAAGCCGAATGTTTCACGTGAAACGTGGGACAGCGCGACCTCGACATGGGTGACCGACGCGGCCATGGATACGCCGATCGCCGCGGAGGCCGAACAGGCCACACGTGTCCTCCACAGCTCCGCACGCCGCCAGTTGCCGCGTCCCGAGCGCCAGCGCGTCTTCACGATCGCCAACCAGAAGGGCGGCGTCGGCAAGACGACGACGGCGGTCAACGTCGCCGCGGCGCTCGCACTGCAGGGGCTGCGAACGCTCGTCATCGATCTCGACCCCCAGGGCAACGCGAGCACCGCGTTGAGCATCGAGCACCGGCCCGGCACTCCGTCATCGTACGAAGTCCTCATCGGTGAGATCCCCGTCGAGGAAGCACTCCAGCAGAGTCCGCACAACGAGCGGCTGTACTGCATCCCGGCGACCATCGACCTCGCCGGCGCCGAGATCGAATTGGTCAGCATGGTGGCTCGCGAGGGCCGGCTCCGCACCGCGCTCGCGGAGTTGAAGAACCACAACTTCGACTACGTGTTCATCGACTGCCCGCCGTCACTCGGACTGCTCACCATCAACGCGCTCGTCGCGGCACCCGAGGTGCTGATCCCGATCCAGTGCGAGTACTACGCACTCGAAGGCGTGGGTCAGCTTCTGCGCAACATCGAGATGGTCAAGGCGCACCTCAACCCCGAGTTGTCGGTGTCGACCGTCATCCTCACGATGTACGACGGCCGCACCAAGCTCGCGGACCAGGTGGCCGAGGACGTCCGGGAGCACTTCGGGGACAAGGTGCTGCGCACCGTCATCCCTCGCAGTGTGAAGGTCTCGGAGGCACCCGGTTACGGGATGACGATCCTCAATTACGACCCGGGTTCACGTGGAGCACTGAGCTATCTCGACGCGAGCCGGGAGATCGCCGAGCGTGGGGCGCCGCCGCGCCAGCAGTAG
- the rsmG gene encoding 16S rRNA (guanine(527)-N(7))-methyltransferase RsmG, giving the protein MFHVKHGSVPATPEAASLVFGDRLEAAELYARILAGAGVEWGLLGPREVDRVWERHILNSAALGELMEPGERVADIGSGAGLPGIPLALARPDIHVTLIEPLLRRSEFLRETVTELGLDVTVVRGRAEDRGVRDRVGEMDVVTSRAVASLDKLTRWSVPFLRDGGRMLPIKGERAEVEIEEHRRVMESLGAVDARVVRCGANYLSPPVTVVDARRRAAKPGRNKSGRTARSRGRTGRR; this is encoded by the coding sequence ATGTTTCACGTGAAACATGGATCCGTTCCTGCGACCCCAGAGGCCGCTTCTCTTGTATTCGGCGACCGGCTTGAGGCGGCGGAACTGTACGCCAGGATCCTCGCCGGCGCCGGGGTCGAGTGGGGACTCCTCGGCCCGCGCGAAGTCGACCGGGTGTGGGAGCGGCACATCCTCAACAGCGCGGCTCTCGGTGAACTCATGGAGCCGGGGGAGCGCGTCGCCGACATCGGTAGTGGGGCCGGACTCCCCGGGATACCGTTGGCGCTGGCGCGTCCCGACATCCACGTGACACTGATCGAGCCCCTCCTCCGGAGAAGCGAGTTCCTCCGCGAGACGGTGACCGAGCTCGGCCTCGACGTGACGGTGGTCCGTGGACGTGCCGAGGATCGAGGGGTACGCGACCGGGTGGGGGAGATGGATGTGGTGACGTCGCGCGCGGTCGCCTCATTGGACAAGCTGACACGGTGGAGCGTGCCGTTCCTTCGGGACGGAGGCCGGATGCTCCCGATCAAAGGCGAGCGTGCCGAAGTCGAGATCGAGGAACACCGGCGTGTGATGGAGTCACTCGGAGCGGTGGATGCCAGGGTGGTGAGATGTGGCGCGAACTATTTGAGCCCGCCCGTAACCGTCGTCGACGCACGGCGGCGGGCGGCCAAACCGGGACGGAACAAGTCGGGTCGGACGGCGCGGTCCCGGGGAAGAACGGGCAGGAGATGA
- a CDS encoding protein jag, which yields MTDAQTTDPGADQDDKVETTAPAVGAEDDLEERLVAEGEIAGDYLEELLDLLDFDGDIDLDVEGDRAVVSIDGGNDLSKLVGRKGEVLDALQELTRLAVHQKTGERSRLMLDIARWRRRRRDELAALGEKVARRVLETGQREELAPMTPFERKIVHDAVAAIDGVRSESEGVEPSRRVVILLG from the coding sequence ATGACAGACGCACAGACGACTGACCCCGGCGCCGACCAGGACGACAAGGTCGAGACGACGGCGCCTGCGGTGGGCGCCGAGGACGATCTCGAAGAGCGCTTGGTCGCCGAGGGCGAGATCGCCGGCGACTACCTCGAGGAGCTGTTGGACCTCCTGGACTTCGACGGGGACATCGACCTCGATGTCGAGGGCGACCGCGCGGTCGTCAGCATCGACGGGGGCAACGATCTGAGCAAGCTGGTCGGGCGCAAGGGTGAGGTGCTCGACGCGCTGCAGGAACTGACGCGGCTGGCGGTGCACCAGAAGACCGGTGAGCGCAGCCGCCTGATGCTCGACATCGCGCGCTGGCGCCGCCGTCGTCGCGACGAGCTCGCGGCGCTCGGTGAGAAGGTGGCCCGCCGGGTCCTGGAGACCGGCCAGCGAGAGGAACTCGCGCCGATGACTCCGTTCGAGCGCAAGATCGTCCACGACGCCGTGGCGGCCATCGACGGCGTCCGCAGCGAGAGTGAAGGGGTCGAGCCCTCTCGCCGCGTTGTCATCCTGCTCGGCTAG
- the yidC gene encoding membrane protein insertase YidC gives MFNFFSLDIIYYPVSAIMWVWYKAFSFLLGPTNFFAWALSVMFLVFTLRAILYKPFVKQIRTTRQMQELQPQIKALQKKYGKDRQRMALEMQKLQKEHGFNPILGCLPMLAQVPVFLGLYHVLMSFNRTQTGIGRLGLSVEENRSLGNYVFSATDVQHFLDANLFGAPLGATMIQQHGLEAFTEFNRLAVIVVGVPIMILAGIATHFNSRASVARQSVEAAANPQTAMMNKLALYVFPLGVVVGGPFLPLAVIMYWLANNIWTYGQQHYVFGKIEKEEEAKKAEMLERRAANAPAPGAKPNRAKKAQPGGQAGTEGEAGSATELTGESSGTSEPTTDSGATGASGTSGTTPTNRTPKPGARPKKRKR, from the coding sequence GTGTTTAACTTCTTCAGCTTGGACATCATTTATTACCCGGTGTCGGCGATCATGTGGGTCTGGTACAAGGCGTTCTCGTTCCTGCTGGGCCCCACCAATTTCTTCGCCTGGGCGCTGTCGGTGATGTTCCTGGTGTTCACGCTGCGCGCCATCCTGTACAAGCCGTTCGTCAAGCAGATCCGTACGACGCGCCAGATGCAGGAGCTGCAGCCGCAGATCAAGGCGTTGCAGAAGAAGTACGGCAAGGACCGCCAGCGCATGGCGCTGGAGATGCAGAAGCTGCAGAAGGAACACGGGTTCAACCCGATCCTCGGGTGTCTGCCGATGCTCGCGCAGGTGCCCGTGTTCCTGGGCCTCTACCACGTGCTGATGTCCTTCAACCGGACGCAGACCGGCATCGGCCGGCTGGGCCTTTCGGTCGAGGAGAACCGGTCGCTGGGCAACTACGTCTTCAGCGCGACCGACGTACAGCACTTCCTCGACGCGAACCTGTTCGGCGCCCCGCTGGGCGCGACGATGATCCAGCAGCACGGCCTCGAGGCGTTCACCGAATTCAACCGCCTGGCCGTCATCGTGGTCGGTGTGCCGATCATGATCCTCGCCGGCATCGCGACTCACTTCAACAGCCGGGCCTCGGTCGCGCGCCAGAGTGTGGAAGCCGCGGCCAACCCGCAGACCGCGATGATGAACAAGCTCGCGCTCTACGTGTTCCCGCTCGGCGTCGTCGTCGGTGGTCCGTTCCTTCCGCTCGCCGTGATCATGTACTGGCTCGCGAACAACATCTGGACCTACGGTCAGCAGCACTACGTGTTCGGAAAGATCGAGAAGGAAGAAGAAGCCAAGAAGGCCGAGATGCTGGAGCGCCGCGCGGCCAACGCACCTGCGCCGGGCGCCAAGCCGAATCGGGCGAAGAAGGCTCAGCCCGGGGGTCAGGCCGGTACCGAAGGTGAGGCCGGCTCCGCCACCGAACTGACCGGAGAGTCGTCGGGGACGAGTGAGCCGACCACGGATTCGGGCGCGACGGGCGCGTCGGGTACGTCGGGTACAACGCCGACGAACCGGACGCCCAAGCCGGGAGCGCGCCCCAAGAAGCGGAAACGATGA
- the yidD gene encoding membrane protein insertion efficiency factor YidD, whose product MRRRIGVRAVRAVIYVIQLYRHTISPLRLPTCRFMPTCSQYAVDALTEYGLIRGTWLATVRLLKCGPWHQGGWDPIPERCAHETETVAGVSAETAAAENPVWETPAKRGESKSRV is encoded by the coding sequence ATGAGACGCCGTATCGGCGTGCGGGCAGTCCGCGCGGTGATCTACGTGATCCAGCTGTACCGCCACACCATCTCCCCTCTGCGGCTTCCCACATGCCGGTTCATGCCCACCTGTAGTCAGTACGCCGTCGATGCGCTGACCGAATACGGGTTGATCCGCGGAACCTGGCTGGCCACCGTCCGGCTCCTCAAATGCGGTCCGTGGCATCAGGGAGGATGGGACCCGATACCGGAGCGCTGCGCTCACGAGACCGAGACCGTCGCCGGAGTCTCCGCGGAGACAGCAGCCGCCGAAAACCCAGTCTGGGAAACCCCAGCGAAGCGAGGGGAGAGCAAGTCGCGTGTTTAA
- the rnpA gene encoding ribonuclease P protein component: protein MLPARNRMRRSAEFSVTVSRGVRAAQPDVVVHALRLESNAGNAGDDGDANGPRIGLIVSKAVGNAVERHRVSRRLRHVAKTFVSGLDPADLIVIRARPSSRDATSSRLERQLGQALERVSSKRRASP, encoded by the coding sequence GTGCTTCCGGCTCGAAACCGGATGAGGCGGTCCGCGGAGTTCAGTGTCACCGTCAGTCGCGGCGTGCGTGCCGCGCAACCCGATGTCGTCGTACACGCGTTGCGCCTTGAAAGCAACGCAGGCAATGCCGGCGATGACGGCGACGCGAACGGGCCGCGGATCGGTCTGATCGTGTCCAAAGCCGTCGGCAACGCGGTGGAGCGTCACCGCGTGTCCCGCCGTCTGCGGCACGTCGCCAAAACGTTCGTATCCGGTCTTGACCCTGCCGATCTCATCGTGATCCGGGCCAGGCCGAGCAGTCGTGACGCCACGTCGTCCCGTTTGGAACGACAGTTGGGTCAAGCGCTCGAGCGGGTGAGCTCGAAGCGCAGGGCGTCCCCATGA
- the rpmH gene encoding 50S ribosomal protein L34 yields MAKGKRTFQPNNRRRARVHGFRLRMRTRAGRAIVANRRSKGRRALTA; encoded by the coding sequence GTGGCCAAGGGCAAGCGGACCTTCCAGCCCAACAACCGCCGCCGTGCGCGTGTTCACGGGTTCCGGCTGCGGATGCGCACCCGCGCCGGCCGCGCGATCGTTGCCAACCGGCGTAGCAAGGGCCGTCGCGCGCTCACTGCGTGA